In the genome of Ignavibacteriales bacterium, one region contains:
- the mazG gene encoding nucleoside triphosphate pyrophosphohydrolase has protein sequence MIDSKFSEFVEIVKRLREECPWDREQTNDSIKSATIEETYEVVEAIENKNYQDLSKELGDLLLHVVFHTVIAEETKQFTLDDVIDQIKEKLIRRHPHVFGETKVNDADEVKTNWEQIKMEEGRESVLEGVPEQLPALQRAHRLQEKASKVGFDWEKKEDVWNKVIEEIEEMHSADLKNQNENGSANSHEELESEIGDVFFALVNYARFLNVNPENALRRTNKKFIKRFMYVEKKISESGKSMIGSSLEEMDKYWEESKSRFN, from the coding sequence ATGATTGATAGCAAATTTAGTGAATTCGTTGAGATAGTTAAAAGATTAAGGGAGGAATGTCCATGGGATCGAGAACAAACGAACGATTCTATTAAATCTGCGACAATAGAAGAGACCTATGAAGTTGTTGAAGCCATCGAAAATAAAAATTACCAGGATCTCTCAAAGGAGCTTGGTGATTTATTGCTGCACGTTGTGTTTCATACAGTTATTGCCGAAGAGACAAAACAATTCACTCTCGATGATGTTATAGATCAGATAAAAGAAAAATTGATCCGAAGACACCCGCACGTTTTTGGTGAAACAAAAGTCAATGATGCTGACGAGGTGAAAACAAACTGGGAACAGATCAAAATGGAAGAAGGTCGGGAATCTGTACTTGAAGGTGTCCCCGAGCAGCTTCCTGCTCTTCAAAGAGCGCACAGGCTACAGGAGAAAGCCTCCAAAGTAGGTTTTGACTGGGAGAAGAAAGAGGATGTCTGGAACAAAGTAATTGAAGAGATCGAGGAGATGCATTCAGCAGATTTAAAAAATCAAAATGAAAATGGTTCCGCAAATAGTCATGAAGAATTAGAAAGTGAAATCGGTGATGTATTTTTTGCGCTTGTTAACTATGCAAGGTTTCTAAACGTCAATCCCGAAAATGCTCTTAGGAGAACAAATAAAAAATTCATCAAACGATTTATGTATGTCGAAAAGAAGATTTCGGAATCCGGTAAAAGTATGATAGGCAGCAGTCTGGAGGAGATGGACAAATACTGGGAAGAAAGTAAAAGCAGATTTAATTAA
- a CDS encoding RidA family protein encodes MMFEKKLQELGLNIPEAPKPLAAYIPSLRVDKLIFTAGQLPMVNGELLYKGKLGKEVSDEEGIKAAEACLLNCLSVVKSQLNSLDDIDRIVKLTVFVNSSEGFTSQPKIANGASELLVKVFGEQGKHVRSAVGVNELPLNAPVEIEMIVKIKN; translated from the coding sequence ATGATGTTCGAAAAAAAATTGCAGGAACTTGGATTAAATATTCCTGAAGCCCCTAAACCCCTTGCTGCATATATACCATCGTTAAGAGTTGACAAATTAATATTTACAGCGGGTCAGCTTCCAATGGTTAACGGAGAACTTTTATACAAAGGTAAATTGGGTAAGGAAGTTAGCGATGAAGAAGGAATAAAAGCCGCAGAAGCCTGCCTGTTAAATTGTTTGAGTGTAGTAAAATCACAACTAAACAGTCTTGATGATATTGACAGGATAGTTAAGCTGACAGTTTTTGTTAACAGCTCAGAAGGATTCACTTCACAACCTAAAATAGCTAACGGGGCTTCTGAACTACTTGTTAAAGTTTTTGGTGAACAGGGAAAACATGTACGCAGTGCTGTTGGTGTAAATGAACTTCCACTTAATGCTCCGGTGGAAATTGAAATGATTGTAAAAATAAAGAACTAA
- a CDS encoding aminodeoxychorismate/anthranilate synthase component II, with the protein MKILIIDNYDSFTYNLVQMIGSKGNQVFVLRNDQNSLEEILDFGPDKIMISPGPGRPENSGLTLSVLKEFETTHPVLGVCLGHQAIGYILGSEIISGPELMHGKTSRIIHDGKTIFSGIPQNFDAMRYHSLVINPDTLSSELTVSAYTEDGTIMGVRHNSFPLEGIQFHPESILTIEGEKIIDNWLSL; encoded by the coding sequence ATGAAAATACTGATAATAGATAATTACGATTCCTTCACTTATAACCTTGTTCAAATGATTGGATCAAAAGGGAATCAAGTTTTTGTTCTTAGGAACGATCAAAATTCTTTAGAAGAAATATTGGATTTCGGACCTGATAAAATCATGATTTCACCAGGTCCTGGAAGACCTGAAAATTCAGGGTTGACACTTTCTGTGCTAAAGGAATTTGAAACAACACATCCGGTATTAGGAGTATGTTTGGGGCATCAGGCAATTGGTTATATACTTGGGTCAGAAATTATTTCAGGACCGGAATTGATGCATGGAAAAACTTCAAGAATTATTCATGACGGCAAAACAATTTTTTCCGGAATCCCTCAGAATTTTGATGCGATGAGATATCATTCCTTGGTAATAAATCCTGATACACTTTCTTCAGAACTTACCGTTTCCGCTTATACAGAAGACGGAACAATAATGGGAGTGAGACATAACTCATTTCCTTTGGAAGGAATTCAGTTTCACCCCGAATCAATACTGACTATTGAAGGAGAAAAAATTATAGATAACTGGTTATCTCTTTGA
- a CDS encoding aspartate 1-decarboxylase, translating into MTREMFRAKIHRATVTMAELYYEGSITIDKELMEAADILPNEKVQVVNMSTGSRIETYTIEGPANSGMICLNGPAARLGYVGDEVIIIAYSQMSDEEAKKHVPKVIFVDKNNKITNKD; encoded by the coding sequence ATGACAAGGGAAATGTTCAGAGCTAAGATACACCGTGCTACGGTAACCATGGCTGAACTTTACTATGAAGGAAGCATAACAATTGACAAGGAACTGATGGAAGCTGCTGATATTCTACCGAATGAAAAAGTTCAGGTGGTAAATATGAGTACCGGAAGCAGAATTGAAACATACACAATTGAAGGACCTGCAAACAGCGGGATGATATGCCTGAATGGTCCGGCTGCACGGCTGGGTTATGTCGGGGATGAAGTAATTATTATTGCTTATTCACAAATGAGTGATGAAGAAGCAAAAAAACATGTTCCGAAAGTGATTTTCGTTGATAAGAATAATAAAATCACTAATAAAGATTGA
- a CDS encoding LytR C-terminal domain-containing protein translates to MNGKNSSDSNLTGMIKSKSTNIFLNTIIVLLGLIVLFLLYSLVTKLNPGTSDITEDEKNKASLIVQLEVLNGCGMPGAAEKFTDYLRSKNFDVVHTGNYRSFDIDNTMVIDRAGNKANAEKVADALGIEKKFIIQQINNDYFLDVSLVIGKDFNQLNPNK, encoded by the coding sequence GTGAATGGAAAAAACTCATCAGACAGTAACCTAACAGGAATGATCAAATCCAAATCAACTAACATTTTCCTGAATACGATAATTGTTCTTCTCGGTCTGATAGTTCTCTTCCTCCTTTATTCACTGGTTACAAAATTAAATCCCGGAACTTCAGATATAACTGAAGATGAAAAAAACAAAGCTTCATTGATAGTTCAGCTTGAAGTATTAAACGGATGCGGTATGCCTGGGGCTGCGGAAAAGTTTACGGATTATTTACGTTCTAAAAATTTTGATGTTGTGCACACCGGCAATTACAGGTCATTTGATATTGATAATACTATGGTTATCGACAGAGCCGGCAATAAAGCAAATGCTGAAAAAGTTGCGGATGCACTTGGTATCGAAAAAAAATTTATTATTCAGCAGATCAACAACGATTATTTTCTTGATGTTTCATTGGTTATCGGCAAAGACTTTAATCAATTAAATCCAAACAAGTAG
- the rsfS gene encoding ribosome silencing factor — protein MNSKQLSEKISELIFSKKGYDVKLLDLNNLTTMADYFLICSADSDTQVKAISDEIEKSLRDDGIKCWHREGYKALNWVLLDYVDVVVHVFKKDSREFYNLEKLWGDAVITEMEDPVLKAAQKKSVKRTTKKAAK, from the coding sequence TTGAATTCAAAACAATTATCAGAAAAAATCTCAGAATTAATTTTCAGTAAAAAAGGATATGATGTTAAACTGCTTGATCTGAATAACCTTACCACGATGGCTGATTATTTCCTGATCTGTTCAGCCGATTCTGATACTCAGGTAAAAGCAATTTCAGATGAAATCGAAAAAAGTCTGCGTGATGATGGAATAAAATGCTGGCACAGGGAAGGATATAAGGCTCTTAACTGGGTGCTGCTTGATTATGTTGACGTAGTAGTTCATGTTTTTAAAAAAGATTCACGCGAGTTTTATAACCTTGAAAAACTCTGGGGTGATGCAGTTATCACAGAGATGGAAGACCCTGTTTTAAAAGCCGCACAGAAAAAAAGTGTAAAGCGGACTACTAAGAAAGCTGCAAAATAA
- a CDS encoding arginine--tRNA ligase, producing MKEYLISLFEDASNRLAYLKEIPIVFDVPKNETHGDLSVNTAMLLTKVLKKNPQAIAKEIINELRYESEKIEKVEIAGPGFINFFFTKKFIAEIVQKIGEEGSRYGSSPKHRGKKANIEFVSANPTGPLTVGHGRNAVFGDTIANLLEWVGYSVDREYYFNNAGRQMRVLGDSVRLRYLELCGESQPFPEDYYQGDYIKEIARDIFNEFADSKKNEPAEGLFKQKAEQQIFEDIKKTLERLNISHKIFYNENSLYQEGKINDLLTEFNKKNLSYEKDGAVWFRFSELGNEQDKVIVKSTGEPTYRLPDIAYHITKFQRGYDLIVDLFGSDHNATYPDVMAGLKALGYDAGKVKVLIHQFVTIVENGEVVKMSTRKANYITLDQLVDDTGSDVVRYFFNMRNISTHMNFDLSVAKKQSDENPVFYLQYAHARICSILKMIEEENLKASNENLDLLTTNEEQQLLKKLHQFKDEVLLCAESFETHSLCAYLEELAAAFHKFYTFCRIIGSDRSLAEARIALADATRIVIKNGLTILGVKAPERM from the coding sequence ATGAAAGAATACCTGATTTCACTTTTTGAGGATGCCTCCAACCGGCTTGCCTATCTAAAAGAAATTCCAATTGTATTTGATGTTCCTAAAAACGAAACGCACGGTGATTTGTCTGTCAACACTGCGATGCTACTTACAAAAGTACTTAAGAAAAATCCGCAGGCTATTGCCAAAGAAATAATCAATGAACTCAGGTATGAATCAGAGAAAATTGAGAAAGTGGAAATTGCAGGACCCGGATTTATTAATTTTTTCTTCACTAAAAAGTTTATTGCTGAGATCGTACAAAAAATTGGTGAAGAAGGCAGCAGGTATGGTTCATCACCAAAACATAGAGGCAAAAAGGCGAATATTGAATTTGTTTCCGCCAATCCGACAGGACCTTTAACTGTAGGACACGGACGCAATGCTGTTTTCGGTGATACGATTGCAAACCTACTGGAGTGGGTTGGTTATAGTGTTGACCGTGAATACTATTTCAATAATGCCGGAAGACAGATGCGTGTACTCGGTGATTCCGTGCGGCTTCGTTATCTTGAATTGTGTGGTGAGTCTCAGCCGTTTCCCGAAGATTATTACCAGGGTGATTACATAAAGGAAATTGCCAGAGATATTTTTAATGAATTTGCTGACTCAAAAAAGAATGAACCGGCTGAAGGATTGTTTAAACAAAAAGCTGAGCAGCAGATTTTTGAAGACATAAAAAAAACTTTGGAGCGGCTGAATATCAGTCACAAAATTTTTTACAATGAAAATTCTTTATACCAGGAAGGTAAGATAAATGATCTTTTAACCGAGTTTAATAAAAAGAATTTATCGTATGAAAAGGATGGGGCAGTTTGGTTCAGGTTTTCTGAGCTTGGAAATGAACAGGATAAAGTGATTGTGAAATCTACCGGGGAACCAACTTACAGGCTCCCTGACATTGCTTATCATATCACAAAGTTTCAAAGAGGATACGATCTTATTGTAGATCTGTTTGGTTCGGATCACAACGCAACTTACCCGGATGTGATGGCTGGACTAAAGGCTTTAGGATATGATGCCGGCAAAGTAAAAGTATTGATTCATCAGTTTGTTACTATTGTTGAAAACGGTGAAGTAGTAAAGATGTCAACAAGGAAAGCAAATTATATAACACTCGATCAGCTTGTTGATGATACGGGAAGCGATGTTGTCAGATACTTCTTTAATATGAGAAATATCAGTACCCACATGAACTTTGATCTTTCAGTTGCAAAAAAACAGAGCGATGAAAATCCTGTATTCTACCTGCAATATGCGCACGCAAGAATCTGTTCAATCTTAAAAATGATTGAAGAGGAAAATCTTAAAGCGTCAAATGAAAATCTTGATCTACTTACGACGAATGAAGAGCAGCAGCTGTTAAAGAAACTTCATCAATTTAAAGATGAAGTACTGCTTTGCGCTGAATCATTTGAAACTCATAGCCTGTGTGCTTACCTGGAAGAACTTGCTGCGGCTTTTCATAAGTTTTACACATTCTGCAGAATAATTGGTTCTGACAGATCACTTGCGGAAGCCAGAATAGCCCTTGCTGATGCAACCCGCATTGTTATTAAAAACGGATTAACAATACTTGGGGTTAAAGCTCCTGAGCGTATGTAA
- a CDS encoding ComF family protein: protein MKSAIRKNLNRFLDFVLPRFCVHCSKKLLTEEYFICTGCHEELKIPDDEFIKSEFNRKFADKNIVSGFSSAFVFEKDGVLQSMIHSLKYNQNFKIGVYLGKLTALELQSKLDLWKPDMLVPVPLHTLKKTERGYNQSFYIANGISSVTGIPVSKSVIKRIRFTQSQTTMNLEERQENISGAFKCVDSKKVSGKKIILVDDVITTGATTNEAAASLLASGAEKIYAVSSAIAEY, encoded by the coding sequence ATGAAATCAGCGATCAGAAAAAATCTAAATCGGTTCCTTGATTTTGTTTTACCCAGATTTTGTGTTCATTGTTCTAAAAAACTTTTGACTGAAGAATACTTTATTTGCACGGGCTGTCATGAGGAACTAAAAATTCCGGATGATGAATTCATTAAAAGTGAATTTAATAGGAAGTTTGCAGATAAAAACATTGTATCCGGGTTTAGTTCAGCATTTGTATTTGAGAAGGATGGGGTTCTACAATCAATGATTCATTCGTTAAAGTACAACCAGAATTTCAAAATAGGCGTTTACCTCGGAAAACTTACTGCTCTTGAGCTTCAATCCAAACTTGATTTATGGAAACCGGATATGCTTGTTCCTGTACCATTGCACACTTTGAAAAAAACTGAAAGGGGATATAATCAGTCATTCTATATCGCAAATGGAATTAGCAGTGTAACAGGAATACCTGTATCTAAATCCGTGATTAAAAGGATCCGGTTTACACAATCTCAAACAACAATGAATCTTGAAGAACGTCAGGAAAATATTTCTGGTGCGTTTAAGTGTGTGGATTCAAAAAAGGTAAGTGGCAAAAAAATTATACTTGTCGATGATGTGATTACTACTGGTGCTACTACAAATGAAGCTGCTGCTTCGTTACTGGCATCAGGTGCGGAAAAGATTTACGCGGTTTCATCAGCAATAGCCGAATACTGA
- a CDS encoding VWA domain-containing protein: MFGYDELKVALSFSPVYLVAAVIVFIIFTFFSYKYTVPSVSNPFRIFLVAIRSLSFIIIIMVVFEPVLTLAKKSILTPHTLIFLDNSFSIHSKEDSIRKIQYSDVINSLEGLNQENEYSFFTFGDSVKTLQPDSLNRLQLDENRTNFSEIFSSINESERNISSVVILSDGVITDGSNPVFAAEKIGIPVFTIGVGDTSQKMM; encoded by the coding sequence ATGTTTGGTTATGACGAGCTGAAAGTTGCGCTGAGCTTTAGCCCTGTTTACCTGGTTGCCGCAGTTATTGTATTTATCATTTTTACTTTCTTCTCTTACAAATACACTGTCCCATCTGTAAGTAATCCCTTCAGGATTTTTCTTGTCGCTATAAGATCATTGTCATTTATAATCATTATCATGGTTGTATTTGAGCCAGTATTAACACTGGCAAAAAAGAGTATACTCACACCTCATACACTAATCTTTCTTGACAACTCATTTTCAATACATAGCAAAGAAGACTCAATAAGAAAAATTCAATACTCGGATGTAATCAACTCACTCGAAGGATTAAATCAGGAGAATGAATATTCCTTTTTTACCTTTGGAGACAGTGTAAAAACCCTGCAGCCAGATTCACTGAACAGACTTCAGCTAGATGAGAATAGGACCAACTTTTCTGAAATTTTTAGTTCTATAAATGAAAGTGAAAGGAATATTTCTTCAGTTGTTATACTTAGCGATGGCGTTATAACAGATGGCAGTAATCCTGTATTCGCTGCGGAAAAAATCGGGATCCCGGTTTTCACTATTGGTGTCGGCGATACATCACAAAAAATGATGTAG
- a CDS encoding PhzF family phenazine biosynthesis protein, with the protein MQRHIKITQIDAFTRKPFWGNPAAVVFDGKLNAEEMQLIAREMNLAETAFLSPSDKTDYNLKWFTPEIEIKLCGHATIASLHYLRQEGLIGDNGKIVFSTLSGKIKSGVENGRYFMQIPNYTFEEFKDHETKEDVLTSLSLFHSATDPDVPMYVCENGYLFIYVKHLKDLGKLKPDFTNLKYLTSSGKGFNSVVVYTMETVDENSSAHLRFFAPAFGINEDIVTGSANGPLLTLLNKINFVSDEEMSDHFIFEQGDSLNRPGRVTVYTTKDSGELYIAGDAVTVFNGELVY; encoded by the coding sequence ATGCAGAGACATATTAAAATTACACAGATTGATGCGTTCACACGCAAACCGTTTTGGGGAAATCCTGCTGCGGTTGTTTTCGATGGCAAACTTAATGCGGAAGAAATGCAACTGATTGCCCGTGAAATGAATCTTGCAGAAACCGCTTTTCTATCCCCGTCCGATAAAACTGATTATAACCTAAAATGGTTCACACCAGAAATCGAAATAAAACTTTGCGGTCATGCGACCATCGCATCACTTCACTACTTACGACAGGAAGGATTGATTGGCGACAACGGCAAAATTGTTTTCAGTACTTTATCCGGGAAGATCAAATCAGGCGTGGAAAACGGGAGGTATTTTATGCAAATACCTAACTACACTTTTGAGGAGTTCAAGGATCACGAAACAAAGGAGGATGTACTTACATCGTTATCATTGTTTCATTCAGCTACTGATCCCGATGTACCGATGTACGTTTGTGAAAACGGGTACCTGTTTATTTACGTAAAACATTTAAAAGATCTTGGAAAGCTTAAACCTGATTTTACAAACCTGAAGTATTTAACCAGTTCAGGCAAAGGATTTAATTCAGTAGTTGTTTACACAATGGAGACCGTTGATGAGAACAGTAGTGCTCATCTTAGATTTTTTGCTCCAGCCTTTGGAATAAATGAAGACATTGTAACAGGTTCGGCAAACGGACCATTGCTGACATTGTTGAACAAAATAAATTTTGTTAGTGATGAAGAAATGTCGGATCATTTCATTTTTGAACAGGGAGATTCACTCAACAGACCGGGCAGAGTGACAGTTTATACAACAAAAGATTCGGGTGAACTTTATATCGCCGGTGATGCAGTAACTGTATTTAACGGAGAACTGGTCTATTAA
- the surE gene encoding 5'/3'-nucleotidase SurE produces the protein MKILVCNDDGIASPGIETLAEALKEIGDVTVVAPLQEQSAVGHGITMQLPLRVTQYFKNGKLFGYAVDGTPADCVKIGIRNIMQAPPDIVISGINHGSNTAINIIYSGTVSAAREAAIMDVPSIAISITNHTVKDFEFAGKIAKMLALEVAGKELPKGTLLNVNVPDLPSEQIAGIILTKQGKSKWDDTYERRKDPYGRDYYWLTGNLMEVDTELDTDQAAVRNNYVSVTPIHFDLTDYETYEKMKTWNIERLINAETY, from the coding sequence TTGAAAATACTTGTTTGCAATGATGACGGAATCGCTTCACCCGGAATTGAAACTCTTGCAGAAGCTTTAAAAGAAATTGGTGACGTTACAGTTGTTGCCCCGCTCCAGGAACAAAGTGCTGTAGGGCACGGAATTACAATGCAGCTACCTTTAAGGGTAACTCAATATTTTAAAAATGGGAAACTCTTTGGCTACGCTGTTGACGGAACTCCCGCTGACTGTGTTAAAATCGGAATCAGAAATATTATGCAGGCTCCCCCCGATATTGTTATTTCAGGAATTAATCATGGTTCTAACACCGCAATAAATATTATTTACTCAGGCACTGTTTCAGCAGCCAGGGAAGCCGCTATTATGGATGTGCCGTCAATTGCCATTTCAATCACGAATCACACTGTGAAAGATTTTGAGTTTGCGGGAAAGATCGCGAAGATGCTTGCTCTTGAAGTTGCCGGAAAAGAATTACCAAAAGGCACATTATTGAATGTGAATGTTCCTGATCTACCTTCTGAACAGATTGCGGGAATTATACTTACCAAGCAGGGTAAGTCGAAATGGGACGATACTTATGAGAGAAGAAAAGATCCCTATGGAAGAGACTATTACTGGCTTACAGGAAACCTGATGGAAGTTGATACAGAACTTGATACGGATCAGGCAGCAGTGAGAAATAATTATGTGTCAGTTACGCCGATACATTTTGATCTTACTGATTATGAAACTTATGAAAAAATGAAAACCTGGAACATTGAAAGATTAATAAATGCAGAGACATATTAA
- the pgeF gene encoding peptidoglycan editing factor PgeF: MLILKPHIFNHCKEIIFGFSPRFSDGHNNDLGFNLSYSAGDEKRTVDKNRDLFFDAIGIKTENVAYQHQVHENEVKTVSAGGFCGDSDALITTKKGLGLAVSVADCTPVFIFDPVNEVIAAVHSGWRGTEKRITEKAIKKLIDEYNSKPEELLAYIGPSISQVNYEVGREVAEKFDKRYSMRNVDKYLLDVSHINYDMLIDAGIKKNNIQQSGLCSFEMKELFHSYRRDGKLSGRSLGVIAMRDNVRI, from the coding sequence ATGCTGATACTTAAACCGCACATTTTTAATCACTGCAAGGAAATAATTTTCGGGTTCAGTCCCCGTTTTTCCGATGGTCATAACAATGACCTCGGTTTTAATTTGTCTTATTCCGCAGGTGATGAAAAAAGAACTGTCGATAAAAACCGTGATTTATTTTTTGACGCAATAGGTATAAAAACAGAAAATGTAGCATACCAGCACCAGGTTCATGAAAATGAAGTAAAGACTGTAAGTGCCGGCGGATTTTGCGGTGACAGCGATGCTCTTATAACAACCAAAAAGGGATTAGGGTTGGCGGTTAGTGTAGCAGACTGCACTCCTGTTTTTATCTTTGATCCGGTGAATGAAGTTATTGCCGCTGTTCATTCCGGATGGCGGGGCACGGAAAAAAGAATAACTGAAAAGGCAATTAAAAAACTCATTGATGAATACAACTCAAAACCCGAAGAACTTTTGGCTTACATCGGTCCATCTATAAGTCAGGTGAATTATGAAGTAGGCAGGGAAGTAGCAGAGAAATTCGATAAAAGATATTCAATGAGAAATGTTGACAAATATTTGCTTGATGTTTCACATATCAATTATGATATGCTGATTGATGCAGGGATCAAAAAAAATAATATTCAACAATCAGGTTTATGTTCATTTGAAATGAAAGAATTATTCCATTCATACAGGCGGGATGGAAAATTATCCGGACGTTCACTTGGTGTTATTGCAATGAGGGATAATGTCAGGATTTAG
- a CDS encoding EamA family transporter: MSGFSLKIFSTYAMLCLIWGSTWMAIRFGLKSLNPMFAAGMRFLLASAVIYLLMSFKKIILQKDKIAVRLYLLMGFFSFVIPFGLVYWGQQYVPSGLAAVLFAVYPFFVLLFSFFIIRSEAIGKNKIIGMILSFAGIITIFSDQIGGDLSSYVVGMIAIVLSGIMQASIAVMIKKYGQHLNPLSMNFVPMIIAGVVMLLVGLLFEDTSKLKFDLNAAGSVFYLAVFGSVITFTTYYWLLKRINIVVLSLIAFITPVVALILGWIIMGEYLESQQIIGSILVLLGLLIANAISFFKPKIS; the protein is encoded by the coding sequence ATGTCAGGATTTAGTTTAAAAATATTTTCAACATACGCCATGCTATGCCTTATCTGGGGCTCAACATGGATGGCGATAAGATTCGGGTTGAAGTCGCTCAACCCGATGTTTGCAGCGGGAATGCGCTTCCTGCTTGCCTCGGCAGTTATCTACCTGTTAATGAGTTTCAAAAAAATAATTTTGCAAAAAGATAAAATAGCAGTCAGGCTTTACCTGTTGATGGGATTTTTTTCTTTCGTTATTCCATTCGGATTGGTTTATTGGGGACAGCAGTATGTGCCGTCGGGATTAGCCGCGGTATTATTTGCGGTGTACCCGTTTTTTGTACTTCTGTTTTCATTCTTCATCATCAGATCGGAAGCGATTGGAAAGAATAAAATTATTGGGATGATTTTAAGCTTCGCCGGAATAATTACAATTTTTTCCGACCAGATAGGCGGTGACCTTAGCTCCTATGTTGTTGGAATGATCGCAATTGTTTTAAGCGGAATAATGCAGGCGTCAATCGCGGTGATGATAAAAAAATATGGTCAGCACTTAAATCCTCTTTCAATGAATTTTGTTCCGATGATAATCGCCGGAGTGGTGATGTTATTGGTGGGATTATTATTCGAGGATACATCAAAACTAAAATTTGATTTGAACGCTGCCGGTTCAGTTTTTTATCTGGCTGTATTCGGAAGTGTAATTACATTCACAACATATTACTGGCTGCTGAAGAGAATTAACATCGTTGTACTCTCTCTCATCGCATTCATTACTCCTGTTGTCGCCTTAATACTGGGCTGGATAATAATGGGTGAATATCTTGAATCACAACAAATAATCGGCAGCATTTTAGTGCTGCTTGGATTGCTGATCGCAAATGCCATTTCATTTTTTAAACCGAAAATTTCATGA
- the folB gene encoding dihydroneopterin aldolase translates to MQNIIRIKKATFYGYHGVLSEEQSVGGKFEADVDMYTNFSGAANKDNLSATIDYHKVYAFLYHLALEQKYYLIETLATRIADELLIKFELIEKVAVRVRKNNPPLGGVVDCVEVEVIKERKELV, encoded by the coding sequence ATGCAGAATATTATTAGAATTAAGAAAGCAACCTTTTACGGTTATCACGGTGTTCTTTCTGAAGAACAAAGTGTCGGAGGAAAGTTTGAAGCTGATGTTGATATGTACACAAACTTTTCCGGCGCCGCAAATAAGGATAATCTCAGCGCTACCATTGATTATCATAAAGTTTATGCATTTCTATATCACCTTGCGCTGGAACAGAAATACTACCTGATTGAAACACTTGCAACGCGTATTGCGGATGAATTATTAATAAAGTTCGAACTCATTGAAAAAGTAGCAGTCCGGGTAAGAAAGAACAATCCGCCTCTCGGTGGTGTTGTTGATTGCGTTGAAGTGGAAGTGATCAAGGAACGCAAGGAGTTAGTCTGA
- the folK gene encoding 2-amino-4-hydroxy-6-hydroxymethyldihydropteridine diphosphokinase — protein sequence MNLLKNIFLGLGSNKGDRLSYIQTAINIIDDNDDCFVEKVSSVYETKPFGDTEQEKFLNIVMKISSVLDLKSLFLFIKSTEKKAGRTQSRRWGPREIDIDLLYYGDLIYSDDLISVPHKGITERDFVSVPLAEIAPDFIHPALKKKNIDICKEIPESYIIRKFPGELIIKKV from the coding sequence ATGAACTTATTAAAAAATATTTTTTTAGGTTTAGGTTCCAACAAAGGTGACCGGCTTAGTTATATTCAGACGGCGATAAATATTATTGATGATAACGATGATTGTTTTGTTGAAAAAGTATCTTCTGTTTATGAAACCAAACCATTTGGTGATACTGAGCAGGAAAAATTTTTAAACATAGTAATGAAGATCAGTTCTGTTCTCGATCTTAAATCGCTTTTTCTGTTCATCAAATCAACAGAAAAAAAAGCAGGACGAACACAATCAAGACGCTGGGGACCGCGTGAGATCGACATTGATTTACTTTATTATGGCGATCTGATTTATTCGGATGATTTAATTTCGGTCCCTCATAAAGGAATAACGGAACGCGATTTTGTGAGTGTTCCGTTAGCTGAAATAGCGCCGGATTTTATTCATCCTGCATTAAAGAAAAAAAATATTGATATTTGTAAAGAAATTCCGGAGAGTTATATTATCAGAAAATTCCCCGGCGAATTAATAATTAAGAAGGTTTAA